The DNA segment TGGACTGCCCCCTTCGCGAGCAGGCTCGCTCCCACATTGACGGGTGTACGCCGTTCAAATGTGGGAGCGAGCCTGCTCGCGAAGAGGCCCGGAAGAACACTGCACCTTTCTCCGGCTACAAAATTCCAACAAATCCCCCAGTCATTTCCCGCACTTTGCGCAAAATGCCGTTAGTCGCCACCCCCCTCGATGGATTAAAGTAACGCCCCCAGCCACGGCGTTATCCGAACGCCTGCGGCCACCCTTTCCAGGAACAGTCACCGATGGAACATCGTGAAGCGCTGCTGGCGCTGCGAACCTTTCTTTCAACGCAGATTCTCGGCCAGGAAAAACTCATCGAGCGTTTGCTCATCGCCCTGCTCGCCGACGGCCACATGCTGGTCGAGGGTGCTCCGGGTCTGGCCAAGACCAAAGCGATCAAAGAACTCGCCGAGGGCATCGAAGCCCAGTTCCATCGCATCCAGTTCACCCCGGACCTGCTGCCGGCCGACATCACCGGCACCGAGATCTATCGCCCGGAAACCGGCAGTTTCGTGTTCCAGCAAGGGCCGATCTTCCACAACCTGGTACTGGCGGACGAAATCAACCGTGCGCCGGCCAAGGTGCAATCGGCGCTGCTCGAAGCCATGGCCGAACGGCAGGTCAGCGTCGGCCGCAGCACCTATGAACTGTCACCGCTGTTTCTGGTGATGGCCACGCAGAACCCGATCGAGCAGGAAGGCACCTACCCGCTGCCCGAAGCGCAGCTCGACCGCTTCCTGATGCACGTGAAAATCGGCTTCCCCGACGCCGCCGTCGAACGCCGCATCCTGCAACAGGCCCGTGGCGAAGCCCTCAATGGCGAAACCAAACCCGAGCGCCGGGTCAGCCAGCAAGCGATTTTCGCCGCGCGCAAGGAAATCCTCGGTCTGTACATGGCCGACGCCGTGGAGGAATACCTGGTGCAACTGGTCATGGCCACGCGCACGCCGGCCAAATTCGACCCGGAAATGGCCGAGTGGATCGCCTACGGCGCCAGCCCGCGCGGCTCGATCGCCCTCGACCGCTGCGCCCGTGCTCACGCGTGGTTGGCCGGTCGCGATTTCGTCAGCCCCGAGGACATTCAGGCCGTGCTGTTCGACGTGTTGCGTCACCGCATCATTCTGTCGTTTGAAGCCGAAGCCGCCGGCATCGATCAGGATCGGGTGGTGCAGCGGATTCTCGACGTCGTAGCCGTCGCTTGACCCCCATGAACGCCCCCCTGCCGTCCGAACCGGGCATCCGCATCAGCCTCACCGACCTGATCGAGATGCGCCACCGTGTGCGCGAAGTGCAGCTGTTTTCCACACCCAGTCAGCGCAGTCCGCTGATCGGTCTGCATCACTCGAAATTCCGTGGCCGTGGCGTCGACTTCGATCAGGTGCGGGTCTATCAGGCCGGCGACGACGTACGCACCATCGACTGGCGCGTGACGGCGCGCACCCAGGAGCCGCACACCAAGCTGTTCCATGAAGAACGCGAGCGCCCGATTTTCATCATGGTCGAGCAAAGCACCCGGCTGTTTTTCGGCTCCGGGCTGATGTTCAAGTCGGTGCTGGCGGCGCAAGTGGCGGCGCTGATCGGATGGGCGGCCCTCGGCCACAACGACCGGGTTGGCGGGCTGGTGTTCGGTGACAACGAGCACTACGAAATCAAACCCCGGCGCAGCAAACAAAGCCTGCTGCAATTGCTCAACCGCCTGGTCAAGGTCAACCAGTCGCTGCATACCGAACGCGAACCGGATCACGATGCCTTTGGCGTGGCCCTGCGCCGCGCGCGTGAGGTGCTGCGCCCGGGCAGCCTGGCCATCGTGATTTGCGATGAGCGCGCACTGTCGGACAGCGCCGAACAACAACTGAGCCTGCTGTCACGGCACTGCGACTTGCTGCTGCTGCCGCTGTCCGATCCGCTGGATCACGCCCTGCCCGCCGCCGGGCTATTACGATTCGCCGAGCGCGGCGCGCAACTGGAACTCGACACGCTGAATTTCGAGCTGCGCCAGACGTATCGCGCCCAGGCCGAAGCACGCATCGCCCGCTGGGAGCTGCTCGCGCAGAAACTGCGGGTATTGCTGATGCCGCTGAGCACGCAAAGCGAGATGGTCGAGCAGATGCGCGAGTTTCTCAATCCGCAGCGTCCGGGGACAGGACGATGAACGGCCTCGAACAACTGCAGCCGCTGATTTCCCCACCACCGATTGCCTTCTGGCCGCCGGCGCCGGGCTGGTGGTTGCTGCTTCTGTTGTTACCGTTGCTCGGCTTCGCCGCGTGGCGCCTGCGCCGGTTCATTCCGATCAAGAAACGCCCGATCGTGCGCGCCGAACAACCGCTCGACCCGGTGCGCATCGCCGCCCTCGCCGAACTGGCGCAGATGCCCAAACCCTACGACGGCGCACCCGCCGGCGCCTGGCTGCAACAACTCAATGGCCTGCTCAAACGCCTGTGCCGCAACCATTACCCCTACAGCCAGAGCCACACGCTCAACGGCCGCAAATGGCTGGCGTTTCTCGACAACCGCTGCCCGGCAGCCGGCCTGACGCGCTGGATGGTACTGGTCGAAGGCGCCTACAAACCCGAGTGCAAACTCGACGACAAAGCCATTGCCGGCCTGACCCAAGCCGTCGACACCTGGATCCGCAAGCATGTTTGAGTTTGCCTGGCCGTGGATCTTCGTGCTGTTGCCGCTGCCGTGGCTGATGCGCCTCGTGCTGCCGGTGGCCGACAGCGGCGAGCCAGCCTTGAAAGTGAGTTTCCTCAGCGATCTGGAAGGCCTCGCCCGTCGGCGTGCCCGAGCCCATCTGCCGGCGTGGCGCCAGCAAGCACCGCTCCTGCTGCTGTGGCTGTTGCTGCTGACTGCCGCCGCGCGCCCGCAGTGGCTGGGCGAGCCGTTGCCGATAGCCGCCAGTGGGCGTGATCTGCTGGTGGCGGTGGATGTCTCCGGCTCGATGGATTTCCCCGATATGCAGTGGCAGGACGAAGATGTCAGCCGCTTGACGCTGGTCCAGCATCTGCTCGGCGACTTTCTTGAAAGCCGCGACGGTGACCGTGTCGGTCTGATCCTGTTTGGCAGTCAGGCATACCTGCAAGCGCCGCTGACCTTCGACCGCCACACCGTGCGCGTCTGGCTCGATGAAGCGCGTATCGGCATCGCCGGCAAAAACACCGCCATCGGCGACGCTATCGGTCTGGCGCTGAAACGCCTGCGCATGCGTCCGGCACAGAGCCGAGTGTTGATCCTGGTGACCGACGGCGCCAACAACGGCGGCGAAATCGATCCTCTGACCGCGGCAAAACTGGCTGCCAGCGAAGGCGTAAAAATCTACCCGATCGGCATCGGTGCCGACCCTGAAGCCAGCGGCAGCACCGGCCTGCTTGGGGTCAATCCGAGCCTGGATCTCGATGAGCCGGCGCTCAAAGCCATCGCCCAGGCCACCGGCGGTCAGTATTTTCGTGCCCGCGATGGTAAAGAGCTGCAAGCGATCAAGAACACCCTCGACCAGCTCGAACCGGTCACTCAGCAACCGACCCAGGCGCGCCCCGCACAAGCCTTGTATCAGTGGCCGCTGGCGTTGGCCTTGCTGTTCAGTCTGCTGCTGGTCGCCCGTGAATTGTGGCCGGACAACCCGTTGCAACGCCTGTTCACCAAGGAGCTGTATCTGCAAAGTCCGCTGCCTGACTGGCGCGAACGCCTCAAGCGTTTGCGTCTGCGGAGGCGCCGATGATCGCGCTCTGGCCGCACTGGTTCCGCCCCTGGTGGCTGTTGCTCCTGCCGCTGCTGGGCTGGCTGATCTGGCAACTCTGGCACCGACAGAAACGTGCCGGACGCTGGCAGATGATTCTGCCGCCGGCGTTTCACTCGACCCTGCTCAGCGGTGGCAGCGGGCGCGACAGCAAGCTGCCGTGGATCGCCCTTGGCGTGGCGTGGCTGCTGACCATCGTCGCCCTGCTCGGACCGAGCTGGGAGCGGGTCGAACAGACCAGCCAGAAGCCTGCCGATCCGCTGGTCGTCGTGCTGGAACTGACCCCGGAAATGCTCGCCACCGACTCGCCGCCAACGCGACTGGAACAGGCCCGGCGCAAACTGTTCGACCTGTTGCAGGCACGCAGCGATGCGCAGACCGCGATCGTCGTCTACGCCGGCAGTGCGCACACGCTGGTGCCGCTGTCGGATGACCTGGCGACCAGTCGCAATCTGCTCGACGCCCTCAAGCCGTCGTTGATGCCGGAAAGCGGCAACCGCGCTGACCTCGGGGTCATCAAGGCGCTGACATTGCTCAAGCAAGGCGCCCTCGGTCAGGGGCGGATTCTGCTGATCGGCTCGTCGCTGAGTGAAGAAGAACGCCAAGGCATCCGCCGCGCCCTCGGCAAACAATCGGCGCAACTGCTGATGCTCGGCATCGGCACCGCTGAAGGCGCACCGATTGCTCAGGAGGACGGCAGTTTCCTCAAGGATGAACAAGGCGCGATCCGCGTGCCGCAACTCGACAGCCCGAGCCTCGGCGCGTTCCTCGCCAGCATCGGCGGCGACTACCACAGTGCGCGGCTGGACGAGAGCGATTTGCGCGCCCTCGGCCTGCTCGATGGCCCGCGCAGTCTGCGCAACGATGGCCAGACCGTGCGCCTCGACACTTGGGCCGATCAGGGTTACTGGCTGTTGTTGCCACTGTTGCTGCTGGCCGCTTGCGCCGGACGCCGTGGCTGGTTGTTCTGTCTGCCATTGCTGTTTTGTCTGCCCCAGCCGAGCTACGCTTTCGACTTCGAAGACCTGTGGCTGCGCCCTGACCAACAGGGCCTGCACCTGCTCAAGCAGAAGCGCCCGGCCGAAGCCGCCGAGCACTTCGAAGATCACCAGTGGCAAGGGCTGGCGTTGTACGAAGCCGGCGATTACAGTGGCGCCGCTCAGCGTTTCGCCGAAGGCAGCGATGCCCGCGCCCACTACAATCGTGGCAACGCCCTGGCGAAAAGTGGCGAGTTGGAAGCGGCCATCGATGCCTACGAACAAGCGTTGGAACTGCAACCGGACTTGCGTCCAGCGCTGACCAACAAGGCTCTGGTGGAAAACCTGCTCAAGCAGAAGAACACCCCGCCGCCGGCCGAGCCGCAGCCGCAGCCGCAAACGGCCCAGCCGAACGTACCCGGCGATGAACCACCGCCAGCGACCGCGCCGCCACCGGCGGTCAACAGTGACACCCCGAGCGAGGCCCAGCCCGGCGAGTCGGCCAACGAACCGCCGCCGACCACACCACCGCAACCGGGACCCAACGAAGTGCCGGGCAACCCGCCGGATGAATCACCGAATACTGCGCCGATCCTGCAACCCGGCGAGGACACCCTCGAAGGCGAACAGCGTCAGGCACTGGAACAATGGCTGGGCAAGATTCCGGACAACCCGGGGGAATTGCTGCGACGCAAATTCTGGTACGAACAGCAACAACATCAGGATCAGGGAAAAACTCGATGACCCGCTTCACCGCTCTCTTGCTGCCCCTGCTGATCTGCATGGCCACCGCCCAGGCGGCCGAGCTGACGGCCAGCGTGGATCGCAGTCGCCTGAACACCGGCGAGACGGTCGAACTCACCCTCGAAACCAACGATGTCACGCAGTTCGGCAAGCCCGACCTGACGCCGCTGGAGCCGTTGTTCGAGGTGCGTGGCACGCGCCAGGTCAACCAGTTGAACACCCTCAATGGCGACAACCGTGCGACCACGCGCTGGATCATCACCCTGCTGCCGAAAGAGAACGGCAGCGTGACCATTCCGCCGCTGCAACTGGGTGAGGTGCAGAGCCAGCCGATCACCGTGCAAGTGGTCGAGAGCGATACCCGCGAAGAGAAAAACAATCCGGATCCGGTGTTCATCGAGGCCAGTCTCGACCAGTCCAGCGTGTATGTGCAGGCACAAGCGATCCTGACCCTGCGCATCTATCACTCGGTGTCGCTGTACGACGACAGCAGCCTGACCCCGTTGCAGATCGCCGATGCGCGCATCGAGCAGTTGGGCGACACGCGCACCTACGAGAAAGACATCAACGGCGTGCGTCATGGCGTGATCGAGATGCGCTACGCGATCTATCCGCAGCACAGCGGTTTGCTGACCATCGCCCCGCAGACGTTCAGTGCCACGCTGGTCGATACCCAGCCCGCCCAGGACGCGACCGCACAAGGCCCGAAACCGGGCAAGCTGTTGCGCGTCAGTTCCTCGGAGATTCCGCTGACGGTCAAACCGAAACCGCTGACTTACCCGGCCGACGCACCCTGGCTGCCCGCCCGCAGCCTGAGCCTGAGCGAAAGCTGGAACCCGGAGCCGGATCACACTCAGGTCGGCGACTCCCTGACCCGCAGCCTGACCCTGAAAGCCGAAGGCCTGGCCAGTTCGCAACTGCCGGCCCTGCCCGCCACCGACGCCAATGGCCTGCGCCGTTACCCGGATCAACCGGTGCTGAGCAACCAGAGCGGCGAGCGCGGCCTGATCGGCAGCCGTGAAGAACGCGAAGCGCTGGTGCCCAGCCGCAGCGGTGCGATCGAGTTGCCGAGCGTCGACGTGATCTGGTGGAACACCTTCGAAGATCATCTGGAACACACCAGCCTGCCGGCGCGCACCCTGCAAGTGGCGAACAACCCGAGCCTGCAGGTCGACACCCCGGCCGGCAATCTGCAACCGAGCGTCGTCGATAACGATGTGCTGTGGTGGTGGAAACTCAGCACCCTGATCCTCGCCTGCACCACCCTGCTCGGCTTCGGCCTGTGGTGGCGCGCGCGCTGGCAACCGGCGGTGCATCGCGCCGCCCAAACCGGGCCAAGCCCGCGCACCTTGCTGGACGACATCAAACGGGCGTGCCAGGCGAATGATCCCCAAGCGACCCGGCAGGCGCTGGATGCGTGGGCGCGGCAGCAGCCGGAAACGCTGGCCGATATGGCGGCGCGGTTTGTGCCGTTGTCGGATGCGCTGGACGGGCTCAATGGCGCGCTGTACAGCGAGACCGGGCAGCATTGGCAGGGTGAGGATTTGTGGCGGGCGATCCGTACCATTCCGGCGGCCGAGCGGGTGCAGGATCCGGTGGGTGACAGTGGGTTGCCGCCGCTTTATCCGAAGTAAACAGCAAAAAGATCGCAGCCTGCGGTAGTTCCTACATTTAGTCGTAGGCGCTGCCGCAGGCTGCGATCTTTCAGGCGTTGGCGGTGTTATGAGGTTTGTTCACTTGCTGCCGCTTCAAGCAGTCGCGTCTCACGCATTCCCAAACCACGGGACAGCGCGGTAGCTTCGTAGAAGA comes from the Pseudomonas sp. RSB 5.4 genome and includes:
- a CDS encoding DUF4381 domain-containing protein, with the protein product MNGLEQLQPLISPPPIAFWPPAPGWWLLLLLLPLLGFAAWRLRRFIPIKKRPIVRAEQPLDPVRIAALAELAQMPKPYDGAPAGAWLQQLNGLLKRLCRNHYPYSQSHTLNGRKWLAFLDNRCPAAGLTRWMVLVEGAYKPECKLDDKAIAGLTQAVDTWIRKHV
- a CDS encoding MoxR family ATPase; the protein is MEHREALLALRTFLSTQILGQEKLIERLLIALLADGHMLVEGAPGLAKTKAIKELAEGIEAQFHRIQFTPDLLPADITGTEIYRPETGSFVFQQGPIFHNLVLADEINRAPAKVQSALLEAMAERQVSVGRSTYELSPLFLVMATQNPIEQEGTYPLPEAQLDRFLMHVKIGFPDAAVERRILQQARGEALNGETKPERRVSQQAIFAARKEILGLYMADAVEEYLVQLVMATRTPAKFDPEMAEWIAYGASPRGSIALDRCARAHAWLAGRDFVSPEDIQAVLFDVLRHRIILSFEAEAAGIDQDRVVQRILDVVAVA
- a CDS encoding tetratricopeptide repeat protein gives rise to the protein MIALWPHWFRPWWLLLLPLLGWLIWQLWHRQKRAGRWQMILPPAFHSTLLSGGSGRDSKLPWIALGVAWLLTIVALLGPSWERVEQTSQKPADPLVVVLELTPEMLATDSPPTRLEQARRKLFDLLQARSDAQTAIVVYAGSAHTLVPLSDDLATSRNLLDALKPSLMPESGNRADLGVIKALTLLKQGALGQGRILLIGSSLSEEERQGIRRALGKQSAQLLMLGIGTAEGAPIAQEDGSFLKDEQGAIRVPQLDSPSLGAFLASIGGDYHSARLDESDLRALGLLDGPRSLRNDGQTVRLDTWADQGYWLLLPLLLLAACAGRRGWLFCLPLLFCLPQPSYAFDFEDLWLRPDQQGLHLLKQKRPAEAAEHFEDHQWQGLALYEAGDYSGAAQRFAEGSDARAHYNRGNALAKSGELEAAIDAYEQALELQPDLRPALTNKALVENLLKQKNTPPPAEPQPQPQTAQPNVPGDEPPPATAPPPAVNSDTPSEAQPGESANEPPPTTPPQPGPNEVPGNPPDESPNTAPILQPGEDTLEGEQRQALEQWLGKIPDNPGELLRRKFWYEQQQHQDQGKTR
- a CDS encoding VWA domain-containing protein, which gives rise to MFEFAWPWIFVLLPLPWLMRLVLPVADSGEPALKVSFLSDLEGLARRRARAHLPAWRQQAPLLLLWLLLLTAAARPQWLGEPLPIAASGRDLLVAVDVSGSMDFPDMQWQDEDVSRLTLVQHLLGDFLESRDGDRVGLILFGSQAYLQAPLTFDRHTVRVWLDEARIGIAGKNTAIGDAIGLALKRLRMRPAQSRVLILVTDGANNGGEIDPLTAAKLAASEGVKIYPIGIGADPEASGSTGLLGVNPSLDLDEPALKAIAQATGGQYFRARDGKELQAIKNTLDQLEPVTQQPTQARPAQALYQWPLALALLFSLLLVARELWPDNPLQRLFTKELYLQSPLPDWRERLKRLRLRRRR
- a CDS encoding DUF58 domain-containing protein gives rise to the protein MNAPLPSEPGIRISLTDLIEMRHRVREVQLFSTPSQRSPLIGLHHSKFRGRGVDFDQVRVYQAGDDVRTIDWRVTARTQEPHTKLFHEERERPIFIMVEQSTRLFFGSGLMFKSVLAAQVAALIGWAALGHNDRVGGLVFGDNEHYEIKPRRSKQSLLQLLNRLVKVNQSLHTEREPDHDAFGVALRRAREVLRPGSLAIVICDERALSDSAEQQLSLLSRHCDLLLLPLSDPLDHALPAAGLLRFAERGAQLELDTLNFELRQTYRAQAEARIARWELLAQKLRVLLMPLSTQSEMVEQMREFLNPQRPGTGR
- a CDS encoding BatD family protein, whose amino-acid sequence is MTRFTALLLPLLICMATAQAAELTASVDRSRLNTGETVELTLETNDVTQFGKPDLTPLEPLFEVRGTRQVNQLNTLNGDNRATTRWIITLLPKENGSVTIPPLQLGEVQSQPITVQVVESDTREEKNNPDPVFIEASLDQSSVYVQAQAILTLRIYHSVSLYDDSSLTPLQIADARIEQLGDTRTYEKDINGVRHGVIEMRYAIYPQHSGLLTIAPQTFSATLVDTQPAQDATAQGPKPGKLLRVSSSEIPLTVKPKPLTYPADAPWLPARSLSLSESWNPEPDHTQVGDSLTRSLTLKAEGLASSQLPALPATDANGLRRYPDQPVLSNQSGERGLIGSREEREALVPSRSGAIELPSVDVIWWNTFEDHLEHTSLPARTLQVANNPSLQVDTPAGNLQPSVVDNDVLWWWKLSTLILACTTLLGFGLWWRARWQPAVHRAAQTGPSPRTLLDDIKRACQANDPQATRQALDAWARQQPETLADMAARFVPLSDALDGLNGALYSETGQHWQGEDLWRAIRTIPAAERVQDPVGDSGLPPLYPK